From the genome of Nicotiana tabacum cultivar K326 chromosome 2, ASM71507v2, whole genome shotgun sequence:
GTGAAGCCGATGTTCAACCCTCTTCTCCTCAAGTTGATCCTTCTTCCCCCGTAAATGATGCTCCTTAGCTCTCTCCTTTCCTGACTTTTGAAAGTGTTTGTTTGTTGGTTTTTGGTTGGAATCTCCTTGTGTTTTTTGGACAATTTTTGGATGGTTTTACCGCCCCTGTTTTTTTGGATTTCCTGTTATAATATCGTTTAATCATCTGCTTTTGAGCCGCCATTCGAATTAGTGCTGCTTCTCTCCTTTCTTCTGTTAATTCCAAATTTACCCTTAACTCTTCCTCATTTGTTGCTTCAGTGGTATACGTGTACCTCATGCTTGGTTCACCTATCTCTACCGGAATCAAAGCTTCTGTTCCGTACACAAGTGAAAATGGAGTCTCACCCGTACTAGTTTTTGTCGTTGTTCGGTAAGCACAAAGCACCCCTGGTAGTACTTCTGGCCATTTGCCTTTTGATTCTTCCAATTGCTTTTTTAAGTTATTGATGATAACCTTATTTGTCGACTCAACTTTTCCATTGGCCGCTGGATGATAAGGTGCGGAAGTAATTTGTTTAATCTACTAACTTTGGAAGAATTCAGTGACTTTCACGCCTATGAATTGTGGGCCAATGTCACAAACGATCTCCTTTGGAACTCCAAATCGACATATAATATTTTTCTAAATGAAATCAgtaacttccttttctcgcacctgtttaaaGGCACCTGTttctacccattttgagaaataatctGTTAAAATTAACAGAAATCATACCTTTCCTTTAGCTTGAGGCAAAGGCCCAACGATGTACACgccccatttcatgaagggccatggtgATATAACTGAATGCAACAGTTCCACTGGTCGATGCATGTTATTGGCATATAGTTGACATTTATCACACCTAGCTACGAAgttttctacttcttcttccaTCTTTGGCCAATAATATCATGCCCTTATTAATGTCTTCACCAACGATCTTTGCCCGACGTGATTGCTACAATGCccctcatgtacttctctcattacATATTTCATTTGTGATGGTCCGAAGCACTGTGCTAAAGGACCCCAAATATTTTGCGATATAAATTCCCACGAATTAAGCAGTACTGCAGCTTTCAACCATAACAACTGGGATTTCTTCTTATCTCCCGGCAAGATACCATAATGCAAAAAGTTCACaaattcgtttctccaatcccaagttaaattattgaaatttacctcagTCTGCGTATTTGCATTGCTTTCCATGTCTGAAATTGTCTAATCAACTCTAGTACCTTTTTGAGGTATTGTTGCATTCGTGTCTCTCTCGCTACGTAAGTCCCCTGCATTTGATTAACTACCAGTTGTGATTCACTTTTGATCATAATTTGTTCGATACCAAGTTCTTCTGCCAGTTCCAAGCCTGCAATCACAACTCCATACCCTGCATCATTATTAGTGATTGGATAACATTTTATTGCATGTCTTATGACTTCACCCGAGGATGGAATTAAAACAATACCCAAACCTAATCCTTTAACATTCGAGGAACCTTTAGTAAATAGGGTCCAAGTCCCCGGATTAGCTCCGGTAAATACTTGTAGTTCTTTTTCTGCTTCAGGAACTAGGTGCGTGTTAAAATCCGCTACAAAATATGCTAATACTTGCGATTTTATTGAAATTCTAAACTGATATATGATATCATATTCACTGAGTTCTATTGCCCATTTAGCTAATCTACCTGATAATTCCCTTTTATGCAGTATGTTCCTTAGTGGGAAAGCAGTTATAACAGAAAtatgatgacattgaaagtaaggtCGTAACTTTCTTGAAGCCATAATTAAAGTTAAAGCAAGTTTTTTTAGGTGTGAATATCGTGTCCTAGAATCTAGCAAAaacttactaacataataaattggggaTTGTTTACCTTTATCTTCACGTACCAATATcacacttaccgctacttctgacACAACGAGGTAAATAAGCAATCTTTCTCCGTCTTTTGGTTTGGCTAATAGAGGTGGATTCGATAGATATATCTTTAGGTCCTTCAGAGCTTGTTGACACTCGTCAGTCCATTCAAACTGATTTTGCTTTTTCAACACTGAAAAGAATTAAAAACCTTTTTCTGATGTTGATGTAAATCTTCCCAGAGCTACTATCCTGCCTGTTAATCTCTGCACTTCTTTCTTGCTCGTGAGTATATCTGGTATATTTACTTCAATACCTCTATTAGAAATAATAAAACCTAGAAACTTACCTGAAACCACGCCAAAAGCGCACTTTTCTGGGTTTAACTTCCTGTTGTACTTGCAGAGAATCTCAAAGGTCTCAGACAAATGTTGAAAATGATCCCCCGCCTGTGTTGACTTTACCAACATATCGTCTATGTAGACTTCTATGGTTTTTCCCAGgtgttcttgaaatattttagtcACCAATCTCTGATATATGGCTCTAGCATTTTTCAGGCCAAATGACatgactttataacagtaagtccccatgTCTGTGATAAACAAAGTTTTTCCTCATCTAGAGGATCCATTTTTATCTggttataacctgaatatgcatctaaaaaatttaaaagctCATGACCTGCggtagaataaattaattgatCTATATACGGTAAAGAAAATGAATCCTTAGGACAAGCCCTATTTAAATCAATATAGTCTACACAAACTTgccattttctattcttttttggAACCACACCGGTATTAGCTAACCAGttagggtactttacctctcgtattgaaccaattttcaaaagtttttgtacctcatcctggatcacttgatttttgaaggacccttgcttccttttcttttgcttgacatGTGGGTGTAATGGATCCTCATTCAGCTTATGAATTATCACCTTcggtggtatacctgtcatatctgaatgcgaccaagcaaagcaatctacgTTAGCAcgtaaaaattcaatcaacttacctttcatCTCTGGGCTCAAATTTGCTCCGATGTAAACTTTTCTGTTTGGCCAGTAGACAAATAGTATTATGGCTTCGAGCTCCTCGGTGGTTATTTTAATGTTCTCATTTTCCTCTGGCTCTTGAATCACATCGGGTCTCGAGTCGACATCAGTCTGCCCTTGTGTGTTTTCAGTTGAGGTATGAACAATAGTGTCCTCAACTGaattctgtaattgctattttgcaTATGCATCATTGGCTATTGTGCTTGAAATCACCACCGAGTTAATACTTCGTGAAGCTTGTTGATCTCGGCGGATTTGTCGGATTTCCCATTGTGAAgggaatttgataacttgatgcaaCGTGAATGGGACATCGTCCATATCATGGATCCATGTTCTTCCCAAGATTATATTATAGGCCATGTCCGTGTCTATCACCTGGAACTTTGTATCCTTGATGACGTCTTCTGCAAATGTGGCAAGTACAACTTCCCCTTTCGTAACAACGCTTAAATTATCAAACCCAGACAAGGACCGTGCTTTTGGTATGACCTTATaattagcttgcatttcatttaCCACTCTCAGTAAAATGATGTTcactgagctacctggatcaatcaaaattcattttacattagtatcatgtacaagtagagatattatcagtgcatcgttatgagaaATCATCAAGTCGTCCGCGTCTTCATCGTCAAATGTTATATTGTTACCATCCAAGACTTGGCGGACTCACTTTCCATGAGTGACAGTAACTTTTGATGTCTTTTTCGCGGCTGTGCATGTTACTCCATTGACCTCATCTCCTCCGGTTATGATGTTGACTGTTCTCTTTGGTGATGAAGGTTTTGGGGGTTCTTATCTGTTCTTCATGTATGATTGTCTCCCTTTCTCACTGAACAGATCAGTAAGGTAGCCTTGCTTCAATAAATGTTCAACCTCGTCTTGCAAAAGCTTGCAATCTGCTGTTCTATGGCCAtgatcattatgaaactcgcatAAAAAATCTGGgtttcttttgtttggatctgatctcatttcttttggccatCGCACCTTATCTCCCATACCTATTAAAACTGCCACCAATTCGGATGTGCTAATGTTAAAGCTATAATCCCCTATTCTTGCTTGTGTACTGGAATTATTGCTTCGGGCATCCCGCTCCTTTTTTTAACCTGGATGAAGAACTCTCGTCTTTTTGTCTTGATATTGGTGCATTCTCCTGTTTAGATCGAAAGTCTCATCCCGCAGGCCCCATGTAtggctcgtacctatttttaccagaCCTCCTTTCTGATTCTGAGTGTCTCGAACCTGGTCTTTTTTCAGCCCTTGGCTGTGCGAccgtatcttcttctatccgcgACTTCGTACTGTATCTATTGTACACATCGTTCCAAGTTGTTGCAGAAAATTCTCGCAAACTTTCTTTCAATCTCCTTGTGGCTTGTGAACTtttctcgttcaagtagcttgtGAATGCCATAGccgcccagttatcaggtactcGAGGCAACATCATCCTCTCTCGTTGGAATCTATCTACGAATTCCTTGAGCAATTATGTACTCTCTTGTTTAACCTTGAAGATGTCTTCCAtcctttttttaactttttgagcCCCCtgaatgtgcttttataaataaatctgcaagctcagcaaaagaatcaatggaatttTCAGGTAAAAAAGAACACCTTGTTAACACTCCTTttgtgagtgtttcaccaaactTTTTAACCAAAACTGATTCGATCTCCTGCTTGGTTAAATCATTGCCTTTCACGCCGGTAGTGAACGCGGTTACGTGATCCCGAGGGTCggttgttccatcatatttgaGAATATCAAgcattttaaaccttttgagaATTGGTAAAGGTGttgcacttggcttccagggttgccATGAATACTTGCCAATATTTGATCACGGGAGGCACGCCAGGTATTTGCTCTATACGCTCGTTTTTCTCCTTCagctgtttctgcaaagttagcaCTAAACTTTGTAAACTAGAATTATTCGGTGTACCTGACCCTCGATCATGAGATTCATTGGGAATTTCTCCACTTCTAGAGTTGTCAAGCCCCGAACGCGAGTTCTCCAAAGTTGTTGTATTAACTGGTGGAGGAGTTTGCGCTATGTTGGGTAATCCTCTGACAAAATCCTGCAGTGCGTTGTTCACGTGTTCTGCAATCAATTATTTTAGGTCATCCTGCTCCACTATTTGGTCGTCTCCATGTTGACCATCAGTGCACGAAGCGGACCTTTCAGGTAAACTTTCACGAGATTGCTGAGGAGATCCCGTAGGTGTGTGATGTGGTGGATTTCCACCTTGTTGGTTCAGCTGGTTATTCTCGTTAGTGGTTGACATATTTGGTCGTTAAAAATGAAGTTTCGAAAGTGAACAGATTATCAGGTTCccggtaacagaaccaatttgtttaacccaaaaatagaTTTCTCGGTCAAAGTCAATATCAAGAAGAAATCGGGTTACTCATAACCAAGATTCACTTCACTTTCAATAATTTGAAgaataaagcaaataaggaaaataattcacaaaaaaagaaaatatgaaacaTTTATAATTACTCCCAAAATTGCGGTTAGAACCTTGTGAATAAAGTAAAGAATGATTGCATAAACTTCAATAAAAAATCAGATGCTATTATAAATGAGGTCTAAGTGCTTATATAGGAGCATGCAATTATAACGGTTTTCTTACTTATTTCGGGCTTGTTAATGATATTAATTGCCTTGATTACCCATTACCATATATAATTATAACGGAAGTATTTATGGCTGAGGATTTTCCGTAACCGTAATTATATATCGATTTCCGTTCCTTATTTATGACAGGTTCGTGCATCTTCTCTTATTAACGGTCTTTATCCATTCCGCTCATGTTTCTCTTTTTACAGCTGTCAGGTTCGATTCTTTTCTCAGTGTAAACCAGAAGGTGTTCCTCTAGTGTCTTTTTGCATTCTTTAACTCATCTAATTAAGAATGCCACTCGATGTATTGATGGTCCACGTACCATATTTTGTCATCTTGATAatagtccacgtgtcatgccttTTTTCCCACTAATACAATATGTCCACCCAGTCATGTGCCATCATGAACTTAATGAAAAACGTAATCGCTTAAATAATTTGGAACTGAAATATAATTGATTGACATATATTGATTGATAATGGTATATTGATTGTAGATTGCAACATAATTTCATCACAAGAAAATACCATGAGAACTATTTTATATTTTGCAAGATTTTTTTAACTCTTTGCTATTGATTATAGGCTGATAAACAATTGCTACTAAAATTTGATCCCTGCAATTTTCATGACAAAACTAAACAACTCCTACAAACTTTGCACTATCACTCGTCTTGACCACAATCTCCCACAACCGTCGGATTTCGGCGAAAACATCATCGGACGGTAACTGAAACCGGCAACATGGACATGTGTTCCTCGTTTTCAACCAAGGCAAAACACATATCCAATGAAACAAATGATGACATGGCAATTTACAAACATCTCTTTCTTCTTTCATCTCTTCTTTGCATATAACACACTCCCTCCCTCGGCCGCCACTCACTTCCACTGACGGTAGCGCCACCACTATCGCCACTGACGTCGCCACTTCCTTCCTATCTTTTCCTCCATTACCATCTGCATTAGTAGAGACGGATTCAGAATTTACATGAttttgagttctttgaaaatatgaATATCAAAATAGAATACACATACATATATTTCAACAAGGGCGGAGCTGGCATGCGGGATACGGGTTCGATTGAATTATGTATTTTTCTTAGTAAatctattaaatatatataaattattatttttgaaccCAAAAACTTAAATAATCTGTACTTTCGAACCCATAAAATTTAGTAAATTCTAGCTTCGCCTCTAGGTTCAATTAAACCCATGCCTCAAACTATGCATCCGCTGCTACTTTACGGACATACTTAGTGAAGCGGTGTCACACGACACCATTTCGtcgaaatattttattaaatttatatatatatatatatatatatatatatatatatatatatatatataataaacaaaataaaaatactgagtataaatataaaaaatgacaaAGCTTTGTCATTATAAtgatatattcacttgttcaatTCTTTAAATATTGACGCTGTTTACAAGAAAATCCTGGTAAACTACAGATTACCTGTATCATTCATGGCATTGATAAAGTTCTTGCATTTTGCCACCATCTCAATGAACTTCATTATGACTTCTCTGTTAGAGCCCCTAATGCTAGAAAGTTTTAGCGCGTCTTTGGCTATGTATTGACAAAGAACAAGGCGCCACCTATTagaaaaaacatataaaaagatAGAATCAAAACAAGAAcactattttggaaaaaaaatacaGATAAGTTTGTGTACGGCAAATTGACTTAGCTACTTCTCGTAAAAGGCAGGAATTTATAGAGTTGGAAGAAGGTTATTGATCAGACATGTCATCATATTTCATGATTCTTGGAAATAAAATGTACATTCATAGTTTGattcaagtttttaaaaaaaagttaaaatatcAAGTATTTTAGTGCATAAATTAAGCCTCGGTATGATGGATAAGCAAAAATAACTATGTGATAAAAATTTACCGCCTTATCCCTTGTTTGGTTACAAATTCTTGGATAAGTAATCCCAATATTAAAAATagtaccgggataacttatacctgccACCAAAGGATAAAATAGTAATCCCAGGATAAAACAGTAAAATTGACAATCTCAGGATTAATACGACCCCTAAACCATCGATAATAAATAATATTAGGATAATTGATCCATCATAACTAATTACAGTATAACTTGTCTTCAAACCAGACGACCCCTATATTACTTAATATATATATTACAAACTATCTAACGTGCACCTGGATGGAGGGAGATCGAGTGCTTCTGGATCATGTTGGCGGAGTTCACAGAGTAGTAGGAGGAGGAGAACGGCGTCTAAATCGCGGAGTTTCATAGAGGCGGTGGAGGGTGGTGGCAAGATTGTGTTATTGTGCATGAAATGAGTGAATATTGCAAGTTTAAATAACAGGTGTTTGGCTATGAGGAGAGACTTGTGGTGTAGGGAGAGAGAGTGGAGGTGGTGTAAGGTGAGGGAAAAGAGGGTGGGAGAAGAGAGTAGAGAGAAAATACGGCGGTGATGGCGGTGGTAGAGGGCGGAGAAGTAAAGTGTTAGATCGGAGAGTTGAGGAGGAGTAAAGGTTGAAAGTGCAGACATGATTATGGATTCTAAGGGTCTTTGATCTTTCATTATGGGATCATGTGCTTTAGTGGGAAAGTTAGGAGTTTTTAGAAAGTATGGGCTTTATGGGCATTGAGTTTGGTTGCCAAATCACGCAAAACACTCTTTTCCTACTATTTATCATCATAGATCAAAGTGAAATATAAtgcaattattttttattatcattAATGTAATTTAATGTGTTATTATACTTgagtattcttggattttggaGTGTCCATCCAGGGCGTTAGGGCATACCCGAGGTGATCATCACTATCTGCACCTTACTTCTCGACGCAGCAGGACAAGCGGACCCAGGATTTGAAAATGGGAAGGAGGGGCACCGTCAAATAAAAATTTAAGCAAATGGTACTAAAGTTGGAATCAGGCAGCGTACTAAAAGTCCAAGTTGTGCCTCCCAAGTCGACTAGTGCAGTTGTCTACGATTTGAATCTTAAATTGTCAATCAAAATATATACATGTTATTaagatatatacacatatattattTTCGAAGTTACTAGGGCCGCCGACTCTCCTAACCTTCGCCTCTAATAAGTAGAACGTGTAAGTTGTAACCCATTTGCTGTTCCATTTAATAACATTCATTCCTTTAATCCATAGTGTAAAAGAAAGCGACAATGAGGGACTCAATATACCTGAATTTTGCAaagtattataaaaataatataattattataattcTTTTGAATACACTAGAATGAATAATCAAATATATAAACGGTTCTAACTAGTTTGAAATTTATAATTGATTGATATATTATCATCATATTGTGAAaataccaacaaaaaaaaaacccaaaattaCTTGCCAACTATTTTTTAGTGCTTACTAATACTGCTTATGTAGTTCTTTAAAATGtaattattttcagaaaaaaCTGAAGAATCAATGTTTCACAACTCTTGCAATGATAGGAATTCCA
Proteins encoded in this window:
- the LOC107812673 gene encoding E3 ubiquitin-protein ligase SGR9, amyloplastic-like, which codes for MKDQRPLESIIMSALSTFTPPQLSDLTLYFSALYHRHHRRIFSLLSSPTLFSLTLHHLHSLSLHHKSLLIAKHLLFKLAIFTHFMHNNTILPPPSTASMKLRDLDAVLLLLLLCELRQHDPEALDLPPSRWRLVLCQYIAKDALKLSSIRGSNREVIMKFIEMVAKCKNFINAMNDTDGNGGKDRKEVATSVAIVVALPSVEVSGGRGRECVICKEEMKEERDVCKLPCHHLFHWICVLPWLKTRNTCPCCRFQLPSDDVFAEIRRLWEIVVKTSDSAKFVGVV